A region of Homo sapiens chromosome 17, GRCh38.p14 Primary Assembly DNA encodes the following proteins:
- the CD68 gene encoding macrosialin isoform B precursor (isoform B precursor is encoded by transcript variant 2): MRLAVLFSGALLGLLAESTGTTSHRTTKSHKTTTHRTTTTGTTSHGPTTATHNPTTTSHGNVTVHPTSNSTATSQGPSTATHSPATTSHGNATVHPTSNSTATSPGFTSSAHPEPPPPSPSPSPTSKETIGDYTWTNGSQPCVHLQAQIQIRVMYTTQGGGEAWGISVLNPNKTKVQGSCEGAHPHLLLSFPYGHLSFGFMQDLQQKVVYLSYMAVEYNVSFPHAAQWTFSAQNASLRDLQAPLGQSFSCSNSSIILSPAVHLDLLSLRLQAAQLPHTGVFGQSFSCPSDRSILLPLIIGLILLGLLALVLIAFCIIRRRPSAYQAL; the protein is encoded by the exons ATGAGGCTGGCTGTGCTTTTCTCGGGGGCCCTGCTGGGGCTACTGGCAG AGAGCACTGGAACAACCAGCCACAGGACTACCAAGAGCCACAAAACCACCACTCACAGGACAACCACCACAGGCACCACCAGCCACGGACCCACGACTGCCACTCAcaaccccaccaccaccagccaTGGAAACGTCACAGTTCATCCAACAAGCAATAGCACTGCCACCAGCCAGGGACCCTCAACTGCCACTCACAGTCCTGCCACCACTAGTCATGGAAATGCCACGGTTCATCCAACAAGCAACAGCACTGCCACCAGCCCAGGATTCACCAGTTCTGCCCACCCAGAACCACCTCCACCCTCTCCGAGTCCTAGCCCAACCTCCAAGGAGACCATTGGAGACTACACGTGGACCAATGGTTCCCAGCCCTGTGTCCACCTCCAAGCCCAGATTCAGATTCGAGTCATGTACACAACCCAGGGTGGAGGAGAG GCCTGGGGCATCTCTGTACTGAACCCCAACAAAACCAAGGTCCAGGGAAGCTGTGAGGGTGCCCATCCCCACCTGCTTCTCTCATTCCCCTATGGACACCTCAGCTTTGGATTCATGCAG GACCTCCAGCAGAAGGTTGTCTACCTGAGCTACATGGCGGTGGAGTACAATGTGTCCTTCCCCCACGCAGCAC AGTGGACATTCTCGGCTCAGAATGCATCCCTTCGAGATCTCCAAGCACCCCTGGGGCAGAGCTTCAGTTGCAGCAACTCGAGCATCATTCTTTCACCAGCTGTCCACCTCGACCTGCTCTCCCTGAGGCTCCAGGCTGCTCAGCTGCCCCACACAGGGGTCTTTGGGCAAA GTTTCTCCTGCCCCAGTGACCGGTCCATCTTGCTGCCTCTCATCATCGGCCTGATCCTTCTTGGCCTCCTCGCCCTGGTGCTTATTGCTTTCTGCATCATCCGGAGACGCCCATCCGCCTACCAGGCCCTCTGA
- the CD68 gene encoding macrosialin isoform A precursor (isoform A precursor is encoded by transcript variant 1): protein MRLAVLFSGALLGLLAAQGTGNDCPHKKSATLLPSFTVTPTVTESTGTTSHRTTKSHKTTTHRTTTTGTTSHGPTTATHNPTTTSHGNVTVHPTSNSTATSQGPSTATHSPATTSHGNATVHPTSNSTATSPGFTSSAHPEPPPPSPSPSPTSKETIGDYTWTNGSQPCVHLQAQIQIRVMYTTQGGGEAWGISVLNPNKTKVQGSCEGAHPHLLLSFPYGHLSFGFMQDLQQKVVYLSYMAVEYNVSFPHAAQWTFSAQNASLRDLQAPLGQSFSCSNSSIILSPAVHLDLLSLRLQAAQLPHTGVFGQSFSCPSDRSILLPLIIGLILLGLLALVLIAFCIIRRRPSAYQAL from the exons ATGAGGCTGGCTGTGCTTTTCTCGGGGGCCCTGCTGGGGCTACTGGCAG CCCAGGGGACAGGGAATGACTGTCCTCACAAAAAATCAGCTACTTTGCTGCCATCCTTCACGGTGACACCCACGGTTACAGAGAGCACTGGAACAACCAGCCACAGGACTACCAAGAGCCACAAAACCACCACTCACAGGACAACCACCACAGGCACCACCAGCCACGGACCCACGACTGCCACTCAcaaccccaccaccaccagccaTGGAAACGTCACAGTTCATCCAACAAGCAATAGCACTGCCACCAGCCAGGGACCCTCAACTGCCACTCACAGTCCTGCCACCACTAGTCATGGAAATGCCACGGTTCATCCAACAAGCAACAGCACTGCCACCAGCCCAGGATTCACCAGTTCTGCCCACCCAGAACCACCTCCACCCTCTCCGAGTCCTAGCCCAACCTCCAAGGAGACCATTGGAGACTACACGTGGACCAATGGTTCCCAGCCCTGTGTCCACCTCCAAGCCCAGATTCAGATTCGAGTCATGTACACAACCCAGGGTGGAGGAGAG GCCTGGGGCATCTCTGTACTGAACCCCAACAAAACCAAGGTCCAGGGAAGCTGTGAGGGTGCCCATCCCCACCTGCTTCTCTCATTCCCCTATGGACACCTCAGCTTTGGATTCATGCAG GACCTCCAGCAGAAGGTTGTCTACCTGAGCTACATGGCGGTGGAGTACAATGTGTCCTTCCCCCACGCAGCAC AGTGGACATTCTCGGCTCAGAATGCATCCCTTCGAGATCTCCAAGCACCCCTGGGGCAGAGCTTCAGTTGCAGCAACTCGAGCATCATTCTTTCACCAGCTGTCCACCTCGACCTGCTCTCCCTGAGGCTCCAGGCTGCTCAGCTGCCCCACACAGGGGTCTTTGGGCAAA GTTTCTCCTGCCCCAGTGACCGGTCCATCTTGCTGCCTCTCATCATCGGCCTGATCCTTCTTGGCCTCCTCGCCCTGGTGCTTATTGCTTTCTGCATCATCCGGAGACGCCCATCCGCCTACCAGGCCCTCTGA